CCGGCGCTTCTTCTTTGCTCGTCAAATCCACTGCAACCACTACATCCACGCCCATCTCACGCGCCAAATCACTGGGAACTGGATTTAAAACCGCACCGTCCACCAACAGCATGTCCTGCCATTCAAACGGCAGGAATACACCAGGTACCGATACGCTGGCCCTCACCGCCGCCGACACCGGACCTTCTGTAAAAATAACTTCTTTGCCGCTTTTCAAATCGGCGGCTACAATACGCAACGGAATATCCAACTGAGCAAATGTTTTTTTCTGCAGCAGCACTTCCATCGTTCCCCATATTCGTTTGCCCGAGAACATACCGAGTTTCGACATATTCATATCCAACCAATGCGCTTTGGGCAAATGACAAGCTAATTTTAAAATATCCTGTGGCTTATGCCCGGCACAATACATCGCCCCCACCAAGGCCCCAATACTGCAGCCGGCGATGCAATCAACGACAATTCCTTCTTCCTCCAAGACCTGCAGCACGCCCACATGAGCCAAACCACGCAGGCCTCCCGCTCCTAAAGCTAATCCTAGTCGCCGCCGCGTCATTGCGCCACCTCCTTGCATCAATAATTTCTTTCATTATATAACAACTCGCCCTCGCTGGGAGACAAAAACAAAAAGCCTCCGGGAAATTCCCGAAGGCTTATTACTGATAAATGGTGCGGTAGAGAGGACTCGAACCTCCACAGGGTTGCCCCTACCAGCCCCTCAAGCTGGCGCGTCTGCCATTCCGCCACTACCGCATGAAACTATAAAGTTGGTGCGGTCGAGAGGACTTGAACCTCCATGAAGTTGCCTTCACTAGATCCTGAGTCTAGCGCGTCTGCCAATTCCGCCACGACCGCAAGAGGACTTTATTGAGTTTGGTGCGGTCGAGAGGACTTGAACCTCCATGAAGTTGCCTTCACTAGATCCTGAGTCTAGCGCGTCTGCCAATTCCGCCACGACCGCAAAGCCAACTGCCATTGCAAATAGCAGCTTACCCACGTTGGCTATTATAGCAGAGACCTCGCGCCAATGCAAGAAAATCTTTGCATGAAACACCCGCAACTATTTCCAGTTATTTATATCTTTCCACAAACAGTTCCAGCTTTTTAGTATTATCATTTACTTGACGCAAAATAGCGGCAATCTCTTCGGTTGTTGCAGCTTGCTCTTCACTAATCGCTCCAGTCGTTTCAATCGATTGATTGATCTCTGCAATAGCCCCATTTACTTGTTGCAACGTCTCCTGAATCTTTTTTACGGCCTCATTAGATTGATCTGCCAACTTGCGCACTTCTTCCGCCACAACCGCAAATCCCCGCCCATGTTCACCGGCGCGAGCCGCTTCAATGGCTGCATTGAGTCCCAGCAAGTTGGTTTGCGCGGCAATCGTTCTGATGAATTCTAAAATACTGGCAGTATGACGATTTTTTTCACCCAACGATTGCGCTTGTCCAATGGTCGCCTGTCCAGCTTTCGCTAATTCTCCTACACTCTTGGCGACTTGTTCAATGTTTTCCGAAGCTTGCGTAGTATCTGCTGCAAGCTCTTCGATCGTCTTGATCAATTGCAAACTATTTTGAAAATCGATGCCAGAACTCAAGGTACCAATCACTTCGCCGTGAATCCCATAAATCGGCGTAAAAATAGTTTTTATCGGCCGCCCATACACCGCTGGAGGAATATCGGCAAAGGTATCTTCCTTCATTGACAAACAACGCTCAATCGTTTCAATACCGCCTATAGGTTTTCCCGCAGGAAGATCCAATTCAAATTCTTTTGCACGGTAATACGATAAGTATTCTTTACAGTCCGTCAAACCGACTGCCATATCTTCCCGAACAATTCGGTTCATATAGGGCAACACCACTTTAAAAGCCTCAAGAATTTCCTCATTCGTTTTAAAAAAAGCATTTTGCGTCATACTAGCACCTCTTTTCTATAAAATAGCCTTTACACCGCCAGTATATCATAACTTTTTGGAATATTCTTCTTTTTTAATGTTGCAAAATATAAAACTAAACAACGAAAAAGCCTGCAAAAAATTTTGCAGGCTTCTTTTTCTTTTTGGTGCGGTAGAATGGATTTGAACCATCACGAGGTTGCCCCCGCCAGCCCCTCAAGCTGGTGCGTCTGCCATTCCGCCACTACCGCATAGAGTATCAATTGGTGCGGTCGAGAGGACTTGAACCTCCATGAAGTTGCCTTCACTAGATCCTGAGTCTAGCGCGTCTGCCAATTCCGCCACGACCGCATACATTGAGAACGTCCCTACTTTATCATAACAACTAATCTTCTGTCAACAGACTAGGATGTTAGCGCGCTAACCAACCCCACTCCCACGCATTCCATAAATTTCCTTCCACCGGATTAGGCTTAAAACCGTTTAGCCCCGTCTTGCTCGCATCCAGCTGACACCGAAAATAAAGAGGTATTACAGGCACATCGGTGGCCATCAATGCTCCAATCTGCTTATAAATTTCTTTGCGCACCGCCATATCTGGAGTCGTTGCTCCTTGTAGCGTTAAGGCGTCAATTTGCGGATTGCGCCAGCCGGCAACATTAAGACCGCTCTGTCCTACAAAACGCGAATGCCAGTACAAGCGATTATCAGGATCCACGCCACGCACCCAGGCAAAAAACGCCGCCGCAAACGGACGTTGCCGATACGTCTGTTCAAAGGTCTTCGCATCAACTACCTGTAGCTGCACCGAAACGCCCAGTTCCTTCCATTGCTGCACAATCGCTTGCGCTACCAATTCCCGCTGCTTGTTGCCGCTAGGCACCGTCAGGGCGAAGGCCAATGGCTTCCCTTCTTTTTGCAACATATTCCCGTTTTGGGCCAGCCACCCAGCCTGCGCCAGCAGCTCCTTGGCTGTTTTCAAATCTCGAGAAGGTATTCCTTCATTTACATAGGCCCATGAAACTGCTGGCTGGTCCGCCCAGGCAGCAACACCAGTCCCTTTCAAAACCTGCTGCGCCAGCAGGTTGCGATCAAGTCCCAGCGCTAACGCTTGCCGAACTCGAAGGTCTTTAAAAAGCGGGTGATCCATATTAAAGGTAATTTGCTCCCAGATAGGTCCAGGCGTAGCAAAGACCTGAAAATTAGTCTGGCTGCGCATCTGATCGTACGCTTGGTTCCCAAAATGCGGCGCTATATCCACTTCGCCGGACTTGGCCTGCGCGATAAGCAACGTTTCATCCGGCACAATTTTATAAAAAATCGTGTCTATCTTAGGTTTGCCGCGAAAATAACGTTCATTGGCTGTAAAGACAAGACCATCCGCCATCCGCCATTCCTGCAAGCGAAACGGCCCCGTACCGATCGGGTTTCTTTGAAAAGACCCTTTATTAGGATCAACCCCAGCTAAAAGATGTTTCGGAAGTATAGTTTTAAACAAGCTTATCCAGCCTGGATATATCTCTCGAAATTTCACCACCACCGTATAGGGATCCGGCGTCTCCACGGTTCGTATGCGCTCATACCCGTCTCTGGATACGGCCTGGGTTTTGGAGCTCATGACATATTCCCAGGTAAAACGAACATCTTCCGCCGTAAACGGTGCCCCATCATGCCAGGTTACACCTGTACGCAACTGATAGCGAACCGTTAACCCATCTGGGCTCACTGTCGGCAATTCCCTCGCCAAGTCCGGCTGCAATACACCATCCGGCTGACTAACGACTAAGCCACTAAACAGCAGTCTTGACATTTCATGAACCGAAACCGCATCAGAAAGATACGGATTTAACAGCGCCGGTTCATGCAAACTAGCATAAACCACCT
This genomic window from uncultured Anaeromusa sp. contains:
- a CDS encoding peptide ABC transporter substrate-binding protein is translated as MRRCGQIWVMALILGGLLLVGGCSFGQNSEKTEGVAAPASTRTGGQVVYASLHEPALLNPYLSDAVSVHEMSRLLFSGLVVSQPDGVLQPDLARELPTVSPDGLTVRYQLRTGVTWHDGAPFTAEDVRFTWEYVMSSKTQAVSRDGYERIRTVETPDPYTVVVKFREIYPGWISLFKTILPKHLLAGVDPNKGSFQRNPIGTGPFRLQEWRMADGLVFTANERYFRGKPKIDTIFYKIVPDETLLIAQAKSGEVDIAPHFGNQAYDQMRSQTNFQVFATPGPIWEQITFNMDHPLFKDLRVRQALALGLDRNLLAQQVLKGTGVAAWADQPAVSWAYVNEGIPSRDLKTAKELLAQAGWLAQNGNMLQKEGKPLAFALTVPSGNKQRELVAQAIVQQWKELGVSVQLQVVDAKTFEQTYRQRPFAAAFFAWVRGVDPDNRLYWHSRFVGQSGLNVAGWRNPQIDALTLQGATTPDMAVRKEIYKQIGALMATDVPVIPLYFRCQLDASKTGLNGFKPNPVEGNLWNAWEWGWLAR
- a CDS encoding patatin-like phospholipase family protein, which encodes MTRRRLGLALGAGGLRGLAHVGVLQVLEEEGIVVDCIAGCSIGALVGAMYCAGHKPQDILKLACHLPKAHWLDMNMSKLGMFSGKRIWGTMEVLLQKKTFAQLDIPLRIVAADLKSGKEVIFTEGPVSAAVRASVSVPGVFLPFEWQDMLLVDGAVLNPVPSDLAREMGVDVVVAVDLTSKEEAPDVKSFVDVMLRSIDIMERELLRHKHRDWDVLLQPNVGYVSPSSFNHLKECVALGRVAAQAALPVIQELLSGR
- a CDS encoding methyl-accepting chemotaxis protein, with the protein product MTQNAFFKTNEEILEAFKVVLPYMNRIVREDMAVGLTDCKEYLSYYRAKEFELDLPAGKPIGGIETIERCLSMKEDTFADIPPAVYGRPIKTIFTPIYGIHGEVIGTLSSGIDFQNSLQLIKTIEELAADTTQASENIEQVAKSVGELAKAGQATIGQAQSLGEKNRHTASILEFIRTIAAQTNLLGLNAAIEAARAGEHGRGFAVVAEEVRKLADQSNEAVKKIQETLQQVNGAIAEINQSIETTGAISEEQAATTEEIAAILRQVNDNTKKLELFVERYK